The Kitasatospora paranensis genome has a window encoding:
- a CDS encoding DUF6412 domain-containing protein, with the protein MSVTALLLALVRLLTGDLLLGPGALTTVAAAAALVLVAGAVAGTLAAARLLGARAPAAVRDGVLRRQAFGTAFLPQRDPDARGRRRPRAPGAAPAAAA; encoded by the coding sequence ATGTCCGTGACCGCACTGCTGCTCGCCCTCGTCCGGCTGCTGACCGGGGACCTGCTGCTCGGTCCCGGGGCACTGACCACCGTTGCCGCGGCGGCCGCCCTGGTCCTCGTCGCGGGCGCCGTGGCGGGCACGCTCGCCGCCGCACGGCTGCTCGGGGCACGCGCTCCGGCCGCCGTCCGGGACGGTGTGCTGCGCAGGCAGGCGTTCGGTACGGCCTTCCTCCCGCAGCGGGATCCGGACGCCCGGGGCCGCCGGCGTCCCAGGGCGCCCGGGGCGGCCCCGGCGGCCGCCGCGTAG
- a CDS encoding YidC/Oxa1 family membrane protein insertase — protein sequence MSLFAVLDPAVRLAHDAVSALAQAVPTALAVVLFTVAVRLALHPLARAAARGEKARLRLAPRVAELQRTHKGRPEKLRAALAELYRAERTSPLAGILPMLVQIPFFSVMYRLFTTPNDLLGHTLAGVPLGLHVGDAHGPAQLVVFAGLYAALAAVGYAGFRRARRAAAGGSPAPSAGSAPAGAPVRVPGARCCRTCRSARCCSRHSSRSRRASTCSPPPPGRRPSGPGCTGRRRAAPPRCGRSPRPPDHRRLTPAA from the coding sequence ATGTCCCTGTTCGCCGTGCTCGACCCTGCCGTCCGCCTGGCCCACGACGCGGTCTCCGCGCTCGCCCAGGCCGTCCCCACCGCGCTCGCCGTGGTCCTGTTCACCGTGGCCGTCCGGCTGGCCCTGCATCCGCTGGCCCGGGCGGCGGCCCGCGGGGAGAAGGCCCGGCTGCGGCTGGCCCCACGCGTCGCGGAGCTCCAGCGCACCCACAAGGGCCGCCCGGAGAAGCTCCGGGCGGCGCTCGCCGAGCTGTACCGGGCCGAGCGGACCTCGCCGCTGGCCGGGATCCTGCCGATGCTGGTGCAGATCCCGTTCTTCTCGGTGATGTACCGGCTCTTCACCACCCCGAACGATCTGCTCGGCCACACCCTGGCCGGAGTCCCGCTCGGGCTGCACGTCGGCGACGCGCACGGGCCGGCGCAGCTCGTGGTCTTCGCGGGGCTGTACGCGGCGCTGGCCGCGGTCGGCTACGCCGGCTTCCGGCGGGCGCGCCGGGCTGCCGCCGGCGGCAGCCCGGCACCGTCCGCGGGCTCCGCCCCCGCCGGGGCACCCGTCCGGGTGCCGGGGGCGCGCTGCTGCCGTACCTGTCGTTCGGCACGGTGCTGTTCGCGGCATTCGTCCCGCTCGCGGCGGGCCTCTACCTGCTCACCACCACCGCCTGGACGGCGGCCGAGCGGGCCTGGCTGCACCGGGAGACGCCGGGCGGCGCCGCCCCGGTGCGGCCGGTCGCCACGACCGCCTGACCACCGCCGCCTGACCCCCGCCGCCTGA
- a CDS encoding adenosine deaminase codes for MPKAELHVHHVGSASPRVVAELAARHEGRTKVPADPAALAEYFTFTDFAHFIEVYLSVVDLIRDAEDVRALTYGVAEDMARQQIRYAELTITPYSSTRRGIPDGAFMEAIEDARHAAEKELGVVLRWCFDIPGEAGLEAAEETARLAVDLAPEGLVSFGLGGPEIGVPRPQFKPYFDRARAVGLRSVPHAGETTGPETVWDALRVLGAERIGHGTQAVKDPALLDHLGEHRIPLEVCPTSNIATRAVERMEDHPIRQMVDAGLLVTVNSDDPPMFGTDLNTEYAVAARLLGLDETGVAALAKNAVEASFLDPAGKTRLDGEIDAYLAAWPGR; via the coding sequence ATGCCGAAGGCGGAACTGCACGTCCACCACGTGGGCTCGGCCTCACCCCGGGTGGTGGCCGAGCTGGCCGCCCGGCACGAGGGCCGCACCAAGGTGCCGGCCGACCCGGCCGCGCTCGCCGAGTACTTCACCTTCACCGACTTCGCGCACTTCATCGAGGTGTACCTGAGCGTCGTCGACCTGATCCGCGACGCGGAGGACGTCCGGGCCCTCACCTACGGCGTCGCCGAGGACATGGCCCGCCAGCAGATCCGCTACGCCGAGCTGACCATCACCCCCTACTCGTCGACCCGCCGCGGCATCCCCGACGGCGCGTTCATGGAGGCCATCGAGGACGCCCGGCACGCCGCCGAGAAGGAACTCGGCGTCGTCCTGCGCTGGTGCTTCGACATCCCCGGCGAGGCCGGCCTCGAAGCCGCCGAGGAGACCGCCCGCCTCGCCGTCGACCTGGCCCCCGAGGGCCTGGTCAGCTTCGGCCTCGGCGGCCCGGAGATCGGCGTGCCCCGCCCCCAGTTCAAGCCCTACTTCGACCGGGCCCGCGCCGTCGGCCTGCGCAGCGTCCCGCACGCCGGTGAGACCACCGGCCCCGAGACCGTCTGGGACGCGCTGCGGGTCCTCGGCGCCGAACGGATCGGCCACGGCACCCAGGCGGTCAAGGACCCGGCGCTGCTCGACCACCTCGGCGAGCACCGCATCCCGCTGGAGGTCTGCCCCACCTCCAACATCGCGACCCGCGCCGTCGAGCGGATGGAGGACCACCCGATCCGGCAGATGGTCGACGCGGGGCTGCTGGTCACCGTCAACAGCGACGACCCGCCGATGTTCGGCACCGATCTCAACACCGAGTACGCCGTCGCCGCCCGCCTGCTCGGCCTGGACGAGACCGGCGTCGCCGCGCTGGCGAAGAACGCCGTCGAGGCGTCCTTCCTGGACCCGGCCGGCAAGACCCGGCTCGACGGCGAGATCGACGCGTACCTCGCCGCCTGGCCGGGCCGCTGA
- a CDS encoding ABC transporter ATP-binding protein, translated as MSPLIELDDVRRTFTVRARTGRFRRERREVTAVDGLTFTIDAGQCVGYIGPNGAGKSTTVKMLTGILVPTGGRLRVAGVDPARDRVHLARRIGVVFGQRTTLWWDLPLRDSYELARRIYRIPDARYRANLDRCVELLDLGGLLDTPVRQLSLGQRMRGDLAAALLHDPRVLYLDEPTIGLDVVSKARVRQFLREVNTAEGTTVLLTTHDLTDIEQLCDRVMVIDHGRVVHDGDLDGLHATGESERTLVVDLAVPAPPIEVPGARTVKVDGPRQWLAFPSRDSAAPIVAAIAARYPLADLSVREPAIEDVIARMYAGASIG; from the coding sequence ATGTCCCCGCTCATCGAACTCGACGACGTCCGCCGCACCTTCACCGTCCGTGCCAGGACCGGCCGGTTCCGCCGCGAACGCCGCGAGGTCACCGCCGTCGACGGCCTGACCTTCACCATCGACGCCGGTCAGTGCGTCGGCTACATCGGCCCCAACGGCGCCGGCAAATCGACCACCGTCAAGATGCTCACCGGCATCCTGGTGCCCACCGGCGGCCGGCTCCGCGTCGCCGGCGTCGACCCCGCCCGCGACCGCGTCCACCTCGCCCGCCGGATCGGGGTCGTCTTCGGCCAGCGGACCACCCTCTGGTGGGACCTGCCGCTGCGCGACTCCTACGAACTCGCCCGCCGCATCTACCGCATCCCGGACGCCCGCTACCGGGCCAACCTCGACCGGTGCGTCGAGCTGCTCGACCTCGGCGGCCTGCTCGACACCCCCGTCCGGCAGCTCTCGCTCGGCCAGCGGATGCGCGGCGACCTCGCCGCCGCCCTGCTGCACGACCCGAGGGTGCTCTACCTCGACGAACCCACCATCGGCCTCGACGTCGTCAGCAAGGCCAGAGTCCGGCAGTTCCTGCGCGAGGTCAACACGGCGGAGGGCACCACCGTCCTGCTCACCACCCACGACCTGACCGACATCGAACAGCTCTGCGACCGCGTCATGGTCATCGACCACGGCCGGGTCGTCCACGACGGCGACCTCGACGGACTGCACGCCACCGGCGAGAGCGAACGCACCCTGGTCGTCGACCTGGCCGTGCCCGCCCCGCCGATCGAGGTGCCGGGCGCGCGCACCGTCAAGGTCGACGGACCCCGCCAGTGGCTGGCCTTCCCCAGCCGGGACAGCGCCGCGCCGATCGTCGCCGCGATCGCCGCCCGCTACCCGCTCGCCGACCTCTCCGTCCGCGAGCCCGCCATCGAGGACGTGATCGCCCGGATGTACGCGGGTGCCTCCATCGGCTGA
- a CDS encoding ABC transporter permease: MADLLHGPAAPPARRPGHVARARWAARVWWLTAAMWTRALLSYRTSFVLMLLANTATTSLDFVVIVLMFRHTATLGGWTLPELGFLYGTSALALGIANLFVGSVDALGDRIRAGTLDTMLIRPAPVLAQLCAERFSLRRLGRTVQAAAVLAWSLTALPVHWTADRVLLVAVMPVFGSIIFGSVFVGFSAVQFWWGEAREMQNSFTYGGATLLQYPPTVFAKELVAGTVFGLPLAFVNWLPALRVLGRPDPLGLPTAFQYASPLAAALCVLAAGLAWRAGLRAYQGTGS, from the coding sequence CGGCGCGCCGCCCCGGCCACGTCGCCCGGGCCCGCTGGGCCGCCCGCGTCTGGTGGCTGACCGCCGCCATGTGGACCAGGGCCCTGCTGTCCTACCGGACGTCCTTCGTCCTCATGCTCCTGGCCAACACCGCCACCACCTCCCTCGACTTCGTGGTCATCGTCCTGATGTTCCGTCACACCGCCACCCTCGGCGGCTGGACCCTGCCCGAACTCGGCTTCCTCTACGGCACCTCCGCCCTCGCCCTCGGCATCGCCAACCTCTTCGTCGGCTCGGTCGACGCGCTCGGCGACCGGATCCGCGCCGGCACCCTCGACACCATGCTCATCCGGCCCGCCCCCGTCCTCGCCCAGCTCTGCGCCGAACGCTTCTCGCTGCGCCGCCTCGGCCGGACGGTCCAGGCCGCCGCCGTCCTCGCCTGGTCGCTCACCGCGCTGCCCGTGCACTGGACGGCCGACCGCGTCCTGCTCGTCGCGGTGATGCCGGTCTTCGGCAGCATCATCTTCGGCAGCGTCTTCGTCGGCTTCTCCGCGGTGCAGTTCTGGTGGGGAGAGGCCCGCGAGATGCAGAACTCCTTCACCTACGGCGGCGCCACCCTGCTGCAGTACCCGCCGACCGTCTTCGCCAAGGAACTCGTGGCCGGCACCGTCTTCGGCCTCCCGCTGGCCTTCGTCAACTGGCTGCCCGCCCTTCGCGTCCTCGGCCGGCCCGACCCGCTCGGCCTGCCGACCGCCTTCCAGTACGCCTCGCCGCTGGCCGCCGCGCTCTGCGTGCTCGCCGCCGGCCTCGCCTGGCGCGCCGGCCTGCGCGCCTACCAGGGCACCGGGAGCTGA